Proteins encoded together in one Rossellomorea sp. y25 window:
- a CDS encoding MBL fold metallo-hydrolase — MSIYRIDSRISLVDLMDLSLQERTGSYIINEESLTIIETSASPSIPHLKKGLSKLNINLEDIQYIILTHIHLDHAGGAGLFLKECPNAKVIVHPKARRHLVDPTRLIRGARAVYGEKFDELFHPIVPIPEERIIVMGHEEKLELSESCTLTFLDTPGHANHHFSIFDSVSNGMFTGDTCGIQYTVGSKHFYFPSTSPNQFSPERMKDSIRLYKELQLDRLYFGHYGVTEEVSFALGEVEKWLDLFMEKSKEQFSSVETVEENVKTITSVLFELTKSKMIQRGVDQANPIFKLLKLDMNVSAMGIVDYFIRQSKGEETS, encoded by the coding sequence ATGAGTATTTATCGTATAGATTCTCGAATATCCTTAGTTGATCTAATGGATCTGTCATTACAGGAACGTACAGGAAGTTATATAATAAACGAAGAGTCCCTTACCATTATCGAAACGTCTGCCAGTCCTTCTATACCTCACCTAAAAAAAGGTCTCTCTAAGTTAAACATTAATCTTGAAGATATTCAATACATAATTTTAACTCATATCCATCTTGATCATGCGGGAGGTGCAGGTCTTTTTCTGAAAGAATGCCCTAACGCAAAGGTCATCGTTCACCCGAAAGCGAGGCGGCACCTAGTTGACCCGACACGCTTGATCCGAGGAGCAAGAGCAGTATATGGAGAAAAATTCGATGAGCTTTTTCACCCGATTGTGCCAATTCCTGAAGAACGAATAATTGTGATGGGACATGAAGAAAAGCTGGAACTGAGCGAAAGCTGTACATTAACGTTTTTGGACACTCCTGGTCATGCAAATCACCATTTTAGCATCTTTGATTCTGTTTCAAATGGGATGTTCACCGGGGACACATGCGGCATCCAGTATACTGTTGGGTCAAAGCACTTTTACTTCCCTTCCACTTCCCCCAACCAATTTAGTCCTGAACGAATGAAGGATTCCATTCGTTTGTACAAGGAATTACAGCTGGATCGTTTGTATTTTGGCCATTATGGTGTCACTGAAGAAGTATCATTTGCATTAGGGGAAGTAGAAAAATGGCTTGACCTTTTCATGGAAAAAAGTAAGGAACAGTTCTCTTCCGTTGAAACAGTTGAAGAGAACGTAAAAACGATAACTTCTGTACTTTTTGAACTAACGAAGAGTAAAATGATCCAAAGAGGCGTTGATCAGGCCAATCCGATTTTCAAATTATTAAAGCTTGATATGAATGTATCTGCAATGGGAATCGTAGATTATTTCATAAGGCAAAGCAAAGGAGAAGAAACATCATGA
- a CDS encoding DUF1797 family protein, with translation MSQLLGIIQRLKSLQEQGEQGETQQRFFEYNGKKICEVKYLPKQDTFEIEVMNEKGSSFPFDNIDITAIEIFELLQEAQQD, from the coding sequence ATGTCTCAGCTTCTTGGAATTATACAAAGATTAAAATCATTACAAGAACAAGGTGAACAAGGGGAAACTCAACAACGATTTTTCGAATACAATGGAAAGAAAATTTGTGAGGTAAAGTATTTACCGAAGCAAGATACATTCGAAATTGAAGTCATGAATGAAAAAGGAAGCAGTTTTCCTTTCGATAACATAGACATTACAGCGATTGAAATTTTTGAACTTCTACAAGAAGCTCAACAAGATTAA
- the cbpB gene encoding cyclic-di-AMP-binding protein CbpB gives MISLSSKELLETNIKDFIIPSEKVAHVQVGNSLEHALLLLTKSGYSAIPVLDPTFRFQGLISSSLITDSILGLERFEFEQLEAKKVEEVMTTEFPIVSLQSDFKKALELLVDHPFLCVVSDDGYFEGIMTRRVVLKQLQRQLFKRD, from the coding sequence ATGATTTCATTGAGTAGCAAGGAGTTATTAGAAACGAATATTAAAGATTTCATTATTCCTTCTGAGAAGGTGGCTCATGTTCAAGTGGGGAATTCCCTGGAGCATGCGTTACTATTACTCACTAAGAGTGGTTACTCAGCCATCCCTGTGCTTGATCCGACATTTCGCTTTCAGGGCTTGATTAGTTCAAGTTTAATTACCGATTCCATTCTTGGTCTCGAGCGTTTTGAGTTTGAACAACTTGAAGCAAAGAAGGTAGAGGAAGTCATGACAACTGAATTTCCCATTGTATCCTTACAATCGGATTTTAAGAAAGCACTTGAGCTTTTAGTGGACCATCCATTCCTATGCGTGGTTTCTGATGACGGATACTTTGAAGGGATCATGACAAGGAGAGTTGTGTTAAAGCAGCTTCAACGACAACTGTTTAAAAGGGATTAA
- a CDS encoding MDR family MFS transporter: MSSLEMNSVKRTKKPLVLVAVMLAMFMGAIEATIVSTAMPAIVGDLGGFSLYSWVFSAYLLMNAITVLIYGKLSDLFGRKPIITIGIVIFLIGSILCGFSQTMEQLILFRFIQGFGAGAVLPMATTIVGDIYSKEERAKIQGYLSSVWGISAISGPLVGGLLVEYASWRYVFWVNIPLGLLSIVGLWLYLHENVEKKKPVIDYGGAFLLVVSLSLLMFLLVEGGVHLPWNSWQAMFLIILFILGFVAFIYQERRTAQPMMPFDLWKVRSILVANIVSLTTGVMLIGISSFLPAFVQGVMERSATVAGFTLTAMSIGWPISATIAGRLLLKIGYFRTSLIGGLSLILGGSIFVMMDPTYGPLWAACGSFFVGVGMGLTSTSFIVSIQSTVEWQVRGIATATNMFMRNLGTTIGAALLGGILNSRLQTYLEESDKDFSINDVNMLLNKVEREKLSSDVLDLFQGALTGSLKSVYLVVLLFALFSFVGILFLPRDRSLKK; the protein is encoded by the coding sequence ATGAGCAGTTTAGAAATGAATTCAGTCAAAAGGACAAAAAAACCGCTTGTATTGGTTGCAGTGATGCTGGCTATGTTCATGGGGGCCATTGAAGCAACAATCGTCTCTACTGCCATGCCTGCCATCGTAGGGGATCTCGGTGGTTTTTCTCTTTATAGTTGGGTGTTCTCTGCTTATCTTTTAATGAATGCCATTACGGTCCTGATTTACGGAAAGCTATCTGATTTATTTGGAAGGAAGCCGATCATCACGATTGGGATCGTTATTTTTCTTATCGGCTCCATCTTATGCGGGTTTTCTCAAACGATGGAACAATTGATCCTATTCCGATTTATACAGGGCTTTGGAGCTGGAGCGGTACTTCCTATGGCCACTACCATTGTTGGCGATATATATTCCAAGGAAGAACGTGCGAAAATACAAGGGTATTTATCAAGTGTGTGGGGGATATCTGCCATTAGCGGACCACTTGTCGGAGGATTATTGGTTGAATATGCAAGTTGGAGATACGTCTTTTGGGTCAATATCCCGCTAGGCTTGTTATCCATTGTTGGTCTATGGCTTTACTTACATGAGAATGTTGAAAAGAAAAAACCGGTTATCGACTATGGGGGAGCTTTTCTACTGGTTGTTTCCCTCTCATTATTAATGTTTTTACTGGTGGAGGGAGGAGTTCACCTGCCTTGGAACTCTTGGCAGGCGATGTTCCTGATCATTCTTTTTATTTTGGGTTTTGTAGCGTTTATTTATCAAGAGCGACGAACTGCACAGCCGATGATGCCTTTTGATTTATGGAAGGTCCGTTCCATTTTGGTCGCCAATATCGTTTCATTAACAACAGGCGTCATGTTAATCGGTATTTCAAGCTTCCTCCCTGCCTTCGTACAAGGCGTCATGGAGCGAAGCGCAACGGTTGCAGGGTTTACATTAACGGCGATGTCGATTGGATGGCCGATTTCAGCAACAATCGCGGGACGTTTATTATTAAAGATCGGTTATTTTAGAACCTCCTTGATTGGTGGATTATCACTCATACTGGGTGGAAGCATCTTTGTCATGATGGACCCAACCTACGGTCCTTTATGGGCTGCGTGTGGATCATTCTTTGTAGGTGTAGGGATGGGACTCACTTCAACATCCTTTATCGTTTCCATTCAGTCTACTGTCGAATGGCAGGTTCGAGGGATTGCAACTGCCACCAATATGTTTATGAGGAATTTAGGTACGACGATAGGGGCTGCATTATTGGGTGGAATCCTGAACAGCCGCCTACAGACATACTTGGAAGAAAGCGATAAAGATTTTTCCATAAATGATGTGAATATGCTCTTAAACAAAGTGGAAAGAGAGAAATTATCTTCTGATGTACTTGACTTGTTTCAAGGTGCGCTTACAGGTTCCTTGAAATCCGTATACCTTGTTGTTCTCCTTTTCGCCCTGTTTAGCTTTGTCGGTATCCTATTCCTCCCAAGGGACCGTTCCCTAAAGAAATAG
- a CDS encoding sulfite exporter TauE/SafE family protein, whose translation MEVILFFTGLVVALIGTLAGSGGLIGMPVMLLIGLPIHTAIATAKFSNIMSSFSSFVYLIRDRKVSWKECLPILPIALVGGVTGAFLSDSISPSLLEWMAFFFLLFALLLSIIKGFQPKENKQKHYRTYGFLYLISTYDGLFGPGQATMLMYTHLLHGLSYLKSVALTRFQTFVSCSGAFTVYFHNGHVDWGVAIPFALGGLVGAQMAVRLASKLSTKHIQILLNILTFILILQLGKNLFL comes from the coding sequence ATGGAAGTGATTCTCTTTTTCACTGGATTGGTTGTAGCACTTATTGGCACTTTGGCAGGGAGCGGCGGATTGATTGGTATGCCGGTGATGCTTTTAATTGGTTTACCTATTCATACAGCCATTGCTACGGCTAAATTTTCAAATATTATGAGTTCTTTTTCAAGCTTTGTTTATTTAATCAGGGACCGGAAAGTTTCATGGAAAGAATGTTTACCCATTCTTCCCATTGCACTGGTCGGGGGGGTGACAGGGGCATTTTTATCGGATAGCATATCTCCCTCTTTGCTCGAATGGATGGCCTTTTTCTTTCTGCTGTTTGCTCTTTTACTAAGTATAATAAAAGGATTCCAGCCAAAGGAAAATAAACAGAAGCACTATCGGACTTATGGATTTTTGTACTTGATCAGTACGTATGACGGTTTATTTGGACCGGGGCAGGCTACCATGCTTATGTACACTCATTTGTTGCACGGTCTTTCGTATCTTAAATCAGTGGCTCTTACCCGTTTTCAAACCTTTGTAAGCTGTTCAGGTGCATTTACAGTCTATTTTCATAATGGCCACGTCGATTGGGGAGTTGCCATCCCCTTTGCTCTAGGCGGCCTTGTAGGTGCTCAGATGGCTGTAAGACTAGCATCTAAGCTTTCTACGAAACATATACAAATCCTACTAAACATCCTCACTTTTATTCTTATATTACAACTCGGAAAAAACCTATTTCTTTAG
- a CDS encoding LysR family transcriptional regulator, whose product MAFSEYQLLNVLAQEMNMRKAAERLFVSQPALSQRLQTIEKEWGTKLFLRSQKGLALTPAGELVVKLAEEMLQKEESVKERIQALEFEVHGTLKIACASIVGQNWLPKVLKRFVETYPHAKISLMTGWSSEILKAIYENEVHIGIIRGTPDWKGPKHHLFQDTLYLVDREIQSIEEVMKTDRPFIQFKSDSNYYQEIQDWWHRQFQTTPKRTIVVDQIETCKQMTLNGIGYAILPAITLDGMEEDIYKVPLIDEHDSLIHRDTWLLGYESAFQLRQVEAFVEVVNEFIHENS is encoded by the coding sequence ATGGCGTTTTCTGAATATCAATTACTAAACGTACTGGCTCAGGAAATGAACATGCGTAAAGCAGCAGAGCGGTTATTTGTATCACAGCCGGCATTATCTCAAAGACTCCAGACAATTGAAAAGGAATGGGGAACAAAATTATTCCTTCGTTCTCAAAAAGGTCTGGCATTGACCCCTGCCGGTGAGCTTGTGGTGAAATTGGCTGAAGAGATGTTGCAGAAGGAAGAGAGTGTGAAGGAAAGAATTCAAGCTTTGGAGTTTGAGGTGCATGGAACCTTAAAGATTGCTTGTGCATCCATCGTGGGTCAGAATTGGCTGCCTAAAGTACTCAAACGATTTGTTGAAACCTATCCTCATGCCAAGATTTCTTTAATGACAGGGTGGAGCTCTGAAATTCTTAAAGCGATATATGAAAATGAAGTGCATATCGGAATTATCAGGGGAACTCCTGATTGGAAGGGTCCAAAACACCATCTCTTTCAAGATACATTGTACTTGGTGGATAGAGAAATCCAATCGATTGAAGAGGTCATGAAAACCGATCGACCGTTTATCCAATTTAAGAGTGATTCAAACTACTATCAGGAAATTCAGGATTGGTGGCATCGTCAATTCCAGACAACTCCGAAAAGAACGATTGTTGTAGATCAAATTGAAACATGTAAGCAGATGACCTTAAATGGAATCGGCTACGCAATATTGCCAGCCATCACTTTAGACGGCATGGAAGAAGACATTTATAAAGTACCTTTAATCGATGAACATGACTCGTTGATACACAGGGACACATGGTTACTCGGGTATGAATCCGCATTCCAATTAAGACAAGTGGAGGCGTTTGTTGAAGTTGTAAACGAATTCATTCATGAAAACTCATAG
- the dapD gene encoding 2,3,4,5-tetrahydropyridine-2,6-dicarboxylate N-acetyltransferase, with product MKMMDANEIISFIQNSTKSTPVKVYVKGDLEGIDFGSSSQTFLQGNAGVVFGEWSELSTILEENKDKIEDYVLENDRRNSAIPLLDLKGVKARIEPGAIIRDQVEIGDNAVIMMGAMINIGSVVGSGTMIDMNVVLGGRATVGKNCHIGAGAVLAGVIEPPSAKPVVIEDDVVIGANAVVLEGVTVGKGAVVAAGAIVVDDVAPYTVVAGTPAKKLKDIDEKTKSKTEIKQELRQL from the coding sequence ATGAAAATGATGGACGCAAACGAAATTATTTCTTTTATTCAAAATAGTACTAAATCAACTCCTGTGAAAGTTTACGTGAAAGGTGATTTAGAAGGGATCGACTTTGGTTCATCTTCTCAAACCTTCCTTCAGGGAAACGCTGGGGTAGTATTCGGAGAGTGGAGCGAGCTTTCTACTATTCTTGAAGAAAATAAAGATAAAATCGAAGACTATGTATTAGAAAATGATCGTCGAAATTCTGCGATTCCTCTTCTTGACCTAAAAGGGGTTAAAGCGCGTATAGAACCAGGCGCCATCATTCGCGATCAAGTGGAAATCGGTGACAACGCAGTTATTATGATGGGTGCAATGATCAATATCGGTTCTGTAGTAGGTTCAGGAACGATGATCGATATGAATGTTGTACTTGGTGGCCGTGCTACCGTAGGGAAGAATTGTCATATTGGAGCGGGTGCGGTGCTTGCCGGGGTAATTGAGCCGCCATCTGCAAAGCCCGTCGTCATCGAAGACGATGTAGTCATTGGCGCCAATGCCGTTGTCCTTGAAGGTGTAACAGTCGGAAAAGGAGCTGTCGTTGCAGCTGGAGCGATTGTTGTGGATGATGTAGCTCCATACACGGTTGTGGCAGGTACACCCGCAAAGAAATTGAAAGACATTGATGAAAAGACAAAATCCAAGACCGAAATAAAACAAGAATTACGTCAACTGTAA
- a CDS encoding N-acetyldiaminopimelate deacetylase, whose protein sequence is MSTLDFKSIRRDLHQIPELGFQEFKTQQYLLNYVCSLPADRLEIKTWRTGLFVKVHGTNPTRMIGYRGDIDGLPITEETGLDFPSSHEGRMHACGHDFHMTIELGVLTHFVNHPIEDDLLFIFQPAEEGPGGAKPMLESEIMKEWRPDCIFALHIAPEYEVGTVAVKEGLLFANTSELFIDFKGKGGHAAYPHHTKDMIVVASSFVTQMQSIVSRNVDPLDSAVITVGKMESGTVQNIIAETARLEGTIRTLSAESMESVKKRLEALIDGMKISYDCDIRVDYGSMYRQVYNDPEWTNHFISFLQKTNRNLVICKEAMTGEDFGYMLEEIPGFMFWLGVNSPFGLHHSKLNPDEEAIDFAISLLSDYIGGIK, encoded by the coding sequence ATGTCTACTTTAGACTTTAAGTCGATCAGGAGAGATCTCCATCAAATTCCTGAACTTGGGTTTCAAGAGTTTAAAACACAGCAATACCTATTAAATTATGTTTGTAGCCTGCCTGCTGACCGATTAGAGATTAAGACCTGGAGAACAGGGCTCTTCGTTAAGGTTCATGGCACAAATCCTACAAGAATGATTGGCTACCGCGGGGACATTGATGGCCTGCCGATCACGGAAGAAACAGGATTGGATTTTCCTTCATCACATGAAGGGAGGATGCATGCATGCGGCCATGACTTTCATATGACGATTGAGCTGGGGGTTTTAACCCATTTCGTTAACCACCCTATAGAAGATGATCTTCTGTTCATATTTCAACCCGCAGAGGAGGGACCAGGTGGAGCGAAGCCTATGCTTGAAAGTGAAATCATGAAGGAATGGAGGCCGGATTGTATATTCGCACTTCACATTGCACCGGAATATGAAGTGGGGACGGTGGCTGTTAAAGAGGGGCTGCTTTTTGCCAATACGTCCGAGTTATTTATTGATTTTAAAGGGAAAGGCGGCCATGCTGCCTATCCTCATCATACCAAGGACATGATCGTCGTGGCCTCTTCCTTTGTTACACAAATGCAGTCGATCGTGTCAAGGAATGTCGATCCATTAGACAGTGCGGTCATCACCGTCGGAAAAATGGAAAGTGGGACGGTGCAAAATATCATTGCTGAAACAGCCAGATTGGAAGGTACCATCCGTACCCTTTCAGCCGAGTCGATGGAAAGTGTGAAAAAACGGCTGGAAGCGTTAATCGATGGTATGAAAATCAGTTATGATTGTGATATTCGGGTGGATTATGGCAGCATGTATCGCCAGGTCTATAATGATCCGGAGTGGACAAATCATTTCATTTCTTTTCTCCAAAAAACGAATCGGAACCTCGTAATCTGTAAAGAAGCTATGACGGGTGAAGACTTTGGTTATATGCTTGAGGAAATACCGGGCTTTATGTTTTGGCTTGGCGTGAATTCCCCATTTGGCCTGCATCATTCTAAATTAAACCCTGATGAAGAAGCGATAGACTTTGCCATCTCCCTTCTCTCAGATTATATTGGCGGAATAAAATAA
- a CDS encoding ABC transporter ATP-binding protein produces the protein MIEIQNLSKSYGSFLALDDLNLSIEKGTVFGFVGQNGAGKSTTFSILATLLAPTEGTATVNGFNISKDPKMVRRQIGYMPDFFGVYDQLKADEYLDFYGASYKIPAEQRKKLIPQLLELVNLSHKKDSYVDLLSRGMKQRLCLARCLIHDPEVLILDEPASGLDPRARIEMREILKELKKMGKTILISSHILPELAEMCDEIGVIENGKLVAHGSVQDIQFQLQADKLIVVKVRGMVESAVAFFEDDPFVSKVEVDEENRTFQFLYKGEETEQIELLKKAVLNDIQIVSFKETETNLEDVFMEITKGVTLT, from the coding sequence ATGATCGAGATTCAAAACTTATCTAAAAGCTATGGGTCGTTCCTGGCCCTTGATGATCTGAACTTATCCATTGAAAAGGGAACCGTATTTGGCTTTGTTGGTCAAAATGGAGCAGGGAAATCTACGACATTTTCCATTTTGGCTACTCTCTTAGCTCCTACTGAAGGAACGGCTACAGTGAACGGATTCAATATAAGTAAAGATCCCAAAATGGTCAGAAGGCAAATCGGCTATATGCCTGACTTCTTTGGCGTGTATGATCAATTAAAAGCTGACGAGTATCTGGACTTTTATGGTGCAAGCTATAAAATTCCTGCAGAGCAAAGAAAGAAACTCATTCCCCAATTGTTGGAACTGGTGAATCTATCTCATAAAAAAGATTCCTATGTTGACCTTTTATCCAGGGGGATGAAACAGCGTCTTTGTTTAGCAAGGTGCCTCATCCACGATCCGGAAGTGCTGATACTCGATGAACCGGCATCAGGGCTTGATCCGAGGGCCAGGATCGAAATGAGGGAAATTCTTAAAGAATTAAAGAAAATGGGGAAAACGATTTTAATTTCCTCTCATATCCTTCCGGAGCTTGCGGAAATGTGTGATGAAATTGGCGTGATTGAAAATGGGAAACTCGTAGCTCATGGTTCTGTTCAGGATATTCAATTTCAACTGCAGGCAGATAAACTGATTGTCGTGAAGGTAAGGGGAATGGTGGAGAGTGCTGTGGCATTCTTTGAAGACGACCCATTTGTTTCAAAGGTTGAAGTGGATGAGGAGAATAGAACGTTTCAATTTCTTTATAAAGGAGAAGAAACGGAGCAAATAGAGCTATTGAAAAAAGCTGTTTTAAACGACATCCAGATTGTGAGTTTCAAAGAGACTGAAACGAATTTAGAAGATGTCTTTATGGAGATCACGAAAGGAGTGACACTTACATGA
- a CDS encoding ABC transporter permease, with translation MKQLLINPMLNKEFKLRFRSFKAFIGMLCYLIAVGIVVIGFIYMQTRFSNTGYFRPEESRVMFMILSFLQLVLVLFITPGLTGGVISGEREKQTLSMLLTTEQSSMSIILSKLVSSVSYLLLLVVSSLPLYSFVFLFGGVSPTDLLFVFGYSLFIVFAFGSVGVLYSTIIRKTIVSMVTTYATVLFLAGGTLFLFMLSMAIGSGPYQNQTNPAPYLIAMFNPGIVMMGHFEPMAIEEIYTRSGITFPLWISFLIIYTVLGLISLSLSIMKLRPSMKVKSAK, from the coding sequence ATGAAACAGTTACTCATCAATCCTATGTTAAATAAAGAATTTAAACTTCGCTTTCGTTCGTTTAAAGCATTTATCGGGATGTTATGCTACTTGATTGCCGTAGGAATTGTCGTGATCGGTTTCATCTATATGCAAACGCGATTTTCAAATACTGGTTATTTTCGTCCCGAAGAAAGCCGTGTGATGTTTATGATTCTCTCATTCTTACAGCTTGTTCTCGTGTTATTCATTACACCCGGGTTAACAGGCGGTGTCATCAGCGGAGAAAGAGAGAAACAAACTTTAAGCATGTTGTTGACGACGGAGCAAAGCTCAATGAGTATAATACTGAGTAAACTGGTCTCGTCCGTTTCTTATTTGTTATTACTCGTCGTCTCAAGTTTGCCTCTATACAGCTTTGTGTTCTTGTTCGGGGGAGTTTCCCCAACGGATTTACTTTTTGTATTCGGATACAGTTTGTTCATCGTTTTTGCATTTGGTTCCGTCGGAGTTTTATATTCAACGATTATCCGAAAGACAATCGTTTCCATGGTCACAACCTATGCAACGGTTCTGTTTCTCGCAGGGGGAACGTTATTCCTCTTCATGCTCTCAATGGCAATCGGGAGCGGCCCTTATCAGAATCAGACCAATCCTGCTCCGTATTTAATCGCCATGTTTAATCCGGGGATTGTCATGATGGGTCATTTTGAACCAATGGCGATTGAAGAAATATACACTCGCAGCGGCATTACGTTTCCATTATGGATTTCATTCCTGATCATTTACACTGTTCTTGGATTGATTTCCCTGTCCCTCAGTATCATGAAGCTACGACCAAGCATGAAGGTGAAGAGTGCTAAATAA
- a CDS encoding AAA family ATPase translates to MNLEDKEQQFKHASLKITEVKEEVQRFIVGQEEIVEGVLWSILAGGHTLLEGLPGLGKTMLVRTLADVMDLSFSRIQFTPDLMPTDITGTMVMKQSRDDQHPFVFHQGPLFHHLVLADEINRSTPKTQSALLEAMAENTVTVVGETMTLDKPFFVLATQNPIDLEGTYPLPEAQVDRFMCKILVSYPTKAEMKQIIQRTTGTEDIVLEKRLNQAELLSIQDLVKEIMVTDEMIDFAIDIIDATHPKSERTTERIKQYVEFGSGPRGLQNVILMAKARALTQGRYHVSIGDLKKVAPLVLRHRMILNFEGEAMSVGTDELILEMIDFVQKGDSR, encoded by the coding sequence GTGAATTTAGAGGATAAAGAACAACAATTTAAACATGCATCTTTGAAGATAACAGAAGTGAAGGAAGAGGTTCAGCGCTTTATCGTAGGGCAGGAGGAAATTGTAGAGGGTGTGCTTTGGTCCATCCTTGCGGGAGGTCATACTCTCTTGGAAGGTTTACCCGGGTTAGGGAAAACGATGTTGGTGCGTACCCTTGCGGATGTTATGGACCTTAGCTTTTCACGAATTCAGTTTACCCCGGATCTAATGCCTACAGACATCACTGGAACAATGGTCATGAAACAAAGCAGGGACGATCAACATCCATTTGTTTTCCATCAAGGTCCTTTGTTTCATCACTTAGTGTTAGCGGATGAAATCAACCGTTCGACACCCAAGACGCAAAGTGCCCTTCTTGAGGCAATGGCAGAGAATACGGTCACGGTGGTAGGTGAAACGATGACATTGGATAAGCCCTTCTTTGTCTTGGCCACTCAAAATCCGATTGATCTTGAAGGAACGTACCCTTTACCTGAAGCCCAAGTTGATCGGTTTATGTGTAAAATCTTGGTTTCCTATCCTACTAAAGCAGAGATGAAACAAATTATCCAGCGTACAACAGGAACCGAAGACATCGTTCTTGAGAAAAGGCTGAATCAAGCTGAACTATTAAGCATTCAGGACCTCGTGAAAGAAATTATGGTCACAGATGAAATGATTGACTTTGCCATTGATATTATTGATGCAACACACCCTAAAAGTGAAAGAACAACGGAAAGGATCAAACAATATGTTGAATTTGGGAGTGGACCAAGGGGGCTTCAAAATGTCATTCTTATGGCCAAAGCCAGAGCGTTGACACAAGGAAGGTACCATGTTTCCATTGGAGATCTGAAAAAGGTGGCTCCTCTCGTATTGCGGCACCGTATGATCCTGAATTTTGAAGGAGAAGCAATGAGTGTTGGAACGGATGAGCTCATCCTTGAAATGATCGACTTCGTTCAAAAAGGTGATAGTCGGTGA
- a CDS encoding DUF58 domain-containing protein: protein MKTLWQSQFLAQLKRHRITGTRLKSGHHKGSRLATHHGSSLEFSDYQMYEPGDDVRQIDWNVYARTEKVYIKRYLDERELKVHIYLDCSNSMLIESRKWKRAKELAGALSFLALSNDDRLTLHCMGAHHQKCFMKKGARDAKAILHDIQELSLDRTGEVGISFFEQVGKGVRKKSAVSFILSDGLESLSLIEEALRKLSIRREMVYFIQLLDEEELTPSYQGDVKLLDSEKHQETNVSISPRMVELYQERLLNHNKEIEALCNQWGFGYIQTSCLPPLNEIFFKDLKENGWIR, encoded by the coding sequence GTGAAAACGCTTTGGCAAAGCCAGTTTCTAGCTCAATTGAAAAGGCACAGGATCACTGGTACACGATTAAAGAGCGGTCACCATAAAGGTTCCCGTCTCGCAACCCATCATGGGAGTTCCCTGGAATTTTCCGATTATCAAATGTATGAACCTGGGGATGATGTAAGGCAAATCGACTGGAATGTGTATGCCAGAACGGAAAAGGTATATATCAAAAGGTATCTGGATGAAAGAGAATTAAAGGTTCATATTTACCTTGATTGCTCGAATTCCATGTTAATAGAAAGTAGAAAGTGGAAGAGAGCGAAAGAATTAGCTGGAGCACTGTCATTTTTAGCTCTTTCAAATGATGATCGTCTAACATTGCATTGCATGGGAGCTCATCACCAAAAGTGCTTTATGAAAAAAGGGGCACGGGACGCAAAAGCGATTCTCCATGACATTCAAGAGCTGTCCCTGGACCGTACAGGGGAAGTTGGGATTTCCTTTTTTGAGCAAGTAGGAAAAGGGGTACGAAAAAAAAGCGCCGTATCCTTTATTCTTTCTGACGGGCTCGAATCGCTCTCATTGATAGAGGAAGCACTCAGAAAACTTTCTATTAGAAGAGAAATGGTTTATTTTATCCAACTTCTCGATGAAGAAGAGCTTACGCCATCCTATCAAGGTGATGTCAAATTATTAGATAGTGAAAAACACCAGGAAACGAATGTATCAATAAGTCCGAGGATGGTGGAGCTCTATCAGGAGCGATTACTTAATCACAACAAAGAGATTGAAGCATTATGCAATCAATGGGGGTTTGGCTATATTCAAACAAGTTGCCTGCCACCATTAAATGAAATATTCTTTAAGGATTTGAAAGAAAATGGATGGATCCGCTGA